The proteins below come from a single Fastidiosipila sanguinis genomic window:
- a CDS encoding copper amine oxidase N-terminal domain-containing protein encodes MRLLDIKNYNLSTGIERKVTKYLWILVALLIFQALVPINDVFAISKDPNIYIHNQIVKTDVVPFIKNERTMVPLRIISENLGYNVQWNQKKQEVKVSDRNLEVKLYIGKKEIINNNHKEVLDVAPLIKNDRTFVPLRCIAEAFNQVVIWDQKARNVHITREKDIPSNKNDYIGRFVLINSIDVSSSKGDKKSPESLRIGDVGLILKSEGDYLYIDLIKPQGEATEDWSFAKGYVLKKDCILNPRPNELDLISNVCRLKNGQIKVQDSINGETYEVDGNRFANIKRKEKNQLLIEMPGGANSAWVSKNDVDFGLEYFTGNLNN; translated from the coding sequence ATGCGGCTATTAGATATCAAGAATTATAATTTAAGTACAGGAATTGAAAGAAAAGTTACAAAATATTTATGGATATTAGTTGCTTTACTCATCTTTCAAGCTTTAGTACCTATAAATGATGTTTTTGCAATTTCTAAAGATCCAAATATTTATATTCATAATCAAATTGTAAAAACGGATGTAGTTCCATTTATTAAAAATGAAAGAACTATGGTTCCTTTGAGGATAATTTCAGAAAATCTCGGGTACAATGTTCAATGGAATCAGAAAAAACAAGAAGTAAAAGTATCAGACAGAAATTTAGAAGTAAAGCTATATATTGGGAAGAAAGAAATAATTAACAATAATCATAAAGAAGTCCTCGATGTTGCTCCCCTAATTAAAAACGACAGAACTTTCGTACCATTACGATGTATTGCAGAAGCTTTTAATCAAGTTGTAATCTGGGATCAAAAGGCAAGAAATGTTCATATTACTAGGGAAAAGGATATACCTAGTAACAAAAACGATTATATTGGACGGTTTGTATTAATTAATAGTATAGATGTATCTAGCTCAAAAGGTGATAAAAAATCTCCAGAGAGTTTAAGAATAGGTGATGTTGGTTTAATTCTTAAAAGTGAAGGGGATTATTTATACATTGATCTAATAAAACCCCAAGGAGAAGCAACTGAAGATTGGTCTTTTGCCAAAGGATATGTTTTGAAGAAAGATTGTATTTTAAATCCAAGACCTAATGAGCTTGATTTGATTTCTAATGTATGTAGATTAAAAAATGGACAAATTAAAGTCCAAGATTCTATAAACGGAGAAACCTACGAGGTAGACGGAAATAGATTTGCAAACATTAAGAGAAAAGAAAAGAACCAACTATTAATAGAAATGCCTGGTGGTGCAAATAGCGCATGGGTTTCAAAGAACGATGTTGATTTTGGTTTAGAGTACTTCACAGGAAATCTTAATAATTAA
- a CDS encoding DDE-type integrase/transposase/recombinase has product MCKQIKKLKEYEKPRNVSYPKSKYKPLEGRYPGEFVEIDVKYVPLECIGFKSNYQRYYQITAIDLYSRKRVLKIVNENSTYETSNMLKTLEEEFGFKIKTVQTDNGREFCNDRGRKESLFEKSLRQLGIKYIRTRPYSPWQNGVVERSHKIDNELFYSRRRFKSERKCINHFNDIV; this is encoded by the coding sequence ATGTGCAAACAGATAAAGAAACTAAAAGAATACGAAAAACCAAGAAATGTCAGTTATCCTAAAAGTAAATATAAACCGTTAGAAGGAAGATATCCAGGAGAGTTTGTAGAGATAGATGTAAAATACGTGCCGCTTGAATGTATAGGATTTAAGAGTAATTATCAGAGATACTATCAGATAACAGCCATAGACCTATATAGCAGGAAAAGAGTATTAAAGATAGTAAACGAAAATAGCACGTATGAAACATCAAATATGTTAAAAACCCTAGAAGAAGAATTTGGATTTAAGATAAAAACAGTGCAAACAGATAACGGTCGTGAATTTTGCAATGATAGAGGAAGGAAAGAATCTTTATTTGAAAAGAGTCTAAGACAATTAGGAATAAAGTACATAAGGACAAGACCATATTCACCTTGGCAAAATGGAGTAGTTGAAAGAAGCCATAAAATAGACAATGAACTCTTTTACAGTAGAAGAAGATTTAAAAGTGAAAGGAAATGTATAAATCATTTCAACGATATAGTGTAA
- a CDS encoding relaxase/mobilization nuclease domain-containing protein — protein MAITKIHPIKSTLNLAIDYITKSEKTDEKVLVSSFKCHPSTAHIQFMKTREDNDTKGTVLARHLIQSFLPGEVDPVKAHEIGMELCKKILKEDYEFVLATHIDRGHIHNHIIFNNVNYRTGKCYQSNKKSYHKIRFQSDELCRENKLLVIDEYYEAYKRKYKTAGKSWYEYDQNKKGNSWKSKLQFDIDRMINKSKSWEEFLENMKSLDYEIKFGKHIAFRHKDKQRFTRAKTIGEDYAEESIKERIDLAIKNKANSIKKRVGNVIDISANKKAQSSKGYEVWARKHNIKTMADSIIKLREQGINSITQLDELIKKSADHRQDLLDKIKKIETEMKSLFQDMENINTINNYREIYKYHKKNPEDKQFAEEYYSELSVYKIAAKEILENYNKLPNTKEILSNLDKLQEKKNTLMQEYSLNKEQFSDLVQYRKNYENYYGKEVER, from the coding sequence ATGGCAATTACAAAAATACATCCTATAAAATCAACTCTAAATTTGGCAATAGATTATATAACTAAGAGTGAAAAAACTGATGAAAAAGTCTTGGTATCTTCATTTAAATGTCATCCATCTACTGCCCATATTCAATTTATGAAAACACGAGAAGACAATGATACTAAAGGTACAGTTTTAGCTAGGCATTTAATCCAATCTTTTCTACCAGGAGAGGTTGATCCTGTAAAAGCTCACGAAATAGGAATGGAATTATGCAAGAAAATTTTAAAAGAAGATTATGAATTTGTTCTTGCAACTCATATAGATAGAGGGCATATCCACAACCATATAATCTTTAATAACGTTAATTACAGGACTGGTAAATGCTACCAATCTAATAAAAAATCTTATCATAAAATCAGATTTCAAAGTGACGAATTATGTAGAGAAAATAAGCTCTTAGTCATTGATGAATATTATGAAGCTTACAAAAGAAAATATAAAACTGCTGGTAAATCTTGGTACGAATATGACCAAAACAAAAAAGGAAATTCTTGGAAATCTAAACTACAATTTGATATAGACAGAATGATTAATAAGTCTAAATCATGGGAAGAATTTTTAGAAAATATGAAATCTCTTGATTATGAAATTAAGTTTGGTAAACATATTGCTTTTCGTCATAAAGATAAGCAAAGATTTACAAGAGCTAAGACTATCGGAGAAGATTATGCTGAGGAAAGTATCAAAGAAAGAATAGATTTAGCAATTAAAAATAAAGCTAATTCTATTAAAAAACGTGTAGGAAATGTTATTGATATCTCTGCTAATAAAAAGGCTCAATCCTCTAAAGGCTATGAAGTTTGGGCAAGAAAACATAATATCAAAACAATGGCAGATTCGATAATTAAATTAAGAGAACAAGGAATTAATTCAATTACTCAACTCGATGAGCTAATCAAAAAATCTGCTGATCATAGACAAGACTTGTTAGATAAAATAAAGAAAATTGAAACTGAGATGAAGAGTTTATTCCAAGATATGGAAAATATTAATACTATAAATAACTATCGTGAAATCTATAAATACCACAAGAAAAATCCTGAAGATAAGCAATTTGCAGAGGAGTATTATAGTGAACTTTCCGTCTATAAAATAGCCGCTAAAGAGATCTTAGAAAACTATAACAAACTACCAAATACAAAAGAAATACTATCAAACCTCGATAAATTGCAAGAAAAAAAGAATACCCTTATGCAAGAGTATTCTTTGAATAAAGAACAATTTTCCGACCTTGTTCAGTATAGGAAAAACTATGAAAATTATTATGGAAAGGAAGTGGAGAGATAA
- a CDS encoding helix-turn-helix domain-containing protein produces MNNHELTFGDFISQKRKDLRITLKDMADRLNISSPYLSDVEKGKRDSFDLDRLNQIAKILNLDEEESSIMMDLAGKQRNTVAPDLPEYILKTKGLSVALRKARDLDVKEEEWIKFIEEIEKER; encoded by the coding sequence ATGAACAATCACGAACTGACTTTTGGGGATTTTATTTCTCAGAAGAGAAAGGATTTAAGAATCACCTTAAAAGATATGGCGGATAGGCTTAATATTTCCTCACCGTATCTAAGCGATGTAGAGAAAGGAAAAAGAGACTCTTTTGACTTAGACAGGTTGAACCAAATTGCTAAAATATTAAACTTAGATGAAGAAGAATCATCCATTATGATGGATTTAGCTGGTAAGCAAAGAAATACGGTGGCACCTGATTTGCCAGAGTATATTTTAAAGACTAAAGGCTTAAGCGTAGCTTTGAGAAAGGCTAGAGACTTAGATGTTAAAGAAGAAGAATGGATAAAATTCATTGAAGAAATTGAAAAAGAGAGGTAG
- a CDS encoding ABC transporter ATP-binding protein — MNIVELKDIGKNYGKKVALKSVNLQIPEGIYGILGNNGAGKTTLLRMITNVMKPSTGEILWNDNNIMSIQDAYRDEIGYVPQEFSVHPAYTAKDFLSYIGALKGLRNKELKTRIEEVLDFVNLSDVADKKVYSFSGGMKRRVGIAQAILNDPSILVLDEPTAGLDPKERNRFSNIISKMSSEKIILFSTHIISDIDAITSKVILVNNGAVSDIKKVSELVDSIHNIYEITVNTDTFEELRKDIFIIRIKVIDGGMIVRYHGPKVEGATEVNSNLEDYFIVKGD; from the coding sequence TTGAATATAGTTGAACTAAAAGATATTGGTAAAAATTATGGGAAGAAAGTTGCCTTAAAATCGGTGAACTTACAAATACCAGAAGGGATTTATGGTATCTTGGGAAACAATGGAGCTGGTAAAACAACTCTATTACGTATGATAACCAACGTAATGAAACCTTCGACAGGTGAGATTCTTTGGAATGACAATAATATTATGTCCATTCAAGATGCGTATAGAGATGAAATAGGATACGTTCCGCAAGAGTTTTCAGTTCATCCTGCCTATACAGCAAAAGATTTTTTATCTTACATAGGAGCGCTTAAAGGATTAAGAAATAAGGAATTAAAAACGAGAATTGAAGAGGTCTTGGATTTTGTTAACTTGTCTGATGTGGCAGATAAAAAGGTGTATAGTTTTTCAGGGGGAATGAAGCGTCGAGTTGGAATTGCACAAGCGATATTAAATGATCCGAGCATTCTAGTTTTAGATGAGCCAACAGCAGGATTAGATCCAAAAGAAAGAAATAGGTTTTCTAATATTATCAGTAAGATGAGTAGTGAAAAAATTATTTTATTTTCTACTCATATTATCTCCGATATCGATGCTATTACCTCGAAGGTGATTCTTGTAAACAACGGTGCAGTGAGTGACATTAAAAAGGTTTCTGAATTGGTAGATTCTATTCATAATATATACGAGATTACAGTTAACACAGATACCTTTGAAGAATTAAGAAAAGATATTTTTATTATACGTATTAAAGTAATTGATGGGGGGATGATTGTACGCTATCATGGGCCAAAAGTTGAAGGGGCTACTGAAGTCAATAGTAATTTAGAGGATTATTTTATTGTAAAAGGAGATTGA
- a CDS encoding radical SAM/SPASM domain-containing protein, translating to MNSENSLVLFKTVKDLYRYVEDYSKSKVSKTANSLGVIFTDGEVNYWYDSGTSKVVELDDKTCEFIKLLQTYDLNPEKFEQAVEMLGIDEEELITFINREDLFKGFKIKNLHSSEFLKFVHNQIQQGCTQLIIELTQACNMRCKYCIYNDTYSGNRNFGNKNISLEDAKSAIDYIFAEGDKNEIDITFYGGEPLINFEVLKGAIEYSISKSKLDDRKVNFSFTTNLTLLNDEMINFFKGVNNLSIMCSIDGPREIHDEYRVYKGGKGTFNDVINNFEKLCSISSVNDTFHVSVNSVYMPPYSIEKVEKIDSFFKNIPYIPKKFDYQIGYPSLDTLPEYLIDDIYYEDQTLRHWQQRKAVLCNTFDEIHQTSFTDPYVKIHSRPITKRASNKVSLNGCCVAGFRRLYVTVDGNILPCERVGFAPSLGNIHSGIDLDSLFTNYIFKFSDAWAPYCNDCWSAKLCSACYVDRVSGDGINQPDMAICEYERQSNLIYLGQYHYLLRVAPEKLESLNEDIVI from the coding sequence ATGAATAGTGAGAATAGTTTAGTCTTATTTAAGACAGTGAAAGATTTATATAGGTATGTTGAAGATTACAGTAAAAGTAAGGTCTCTAAAACAGCTAATTCTTTAGGCGTTATTTTTACTGATGGAGAGGTTAATTACTGGTATGATAGCGGGACAAGTAAGGTTGTAGAGTTAGATGATAAAACTTGTGAATTCATAAAATTGCTTCAAACTTATGATTTAAATCCAGAAAAATTTGAGCAGGCAGTTGAAATGTTAGGAATTGATGAAGAAGAATTGATTACATTTATAAATCGCGAGGATTTATTTAAAGGATTTAAAATTAAAAACTTGCATTCAAGTGAATTTTTAAAATTTGTACACAATCAAATTCAACAGGGATGTACACAGCTAATCATAGAATTAACTCAAGCATGTAATATGAGATGCAAGTATTGCATATATAATGATACCTATTCAGGTAATAGAAATTTTGGAAATAAGAATATTTCACTAGAAGATGCCAAGTCTGCAATAGACTATATCTTTGCAGAAGGTGATAAGAATGAGATAGATATAACATTCTATGGTGGAGAACCTTTAATTAATTTTGAGGTATTAAAAGGTGCAATAGAATATTCTATTTCTAAATCAAAATTAGACGATAGGAAAGTTAATTTTTCATTTACTACTAATTTGACACTTTTAAATGACGAGATGATAAACTTTTTCAAAGGAGTTAACAATTTATCAATAATGTGTAGCATAGATGGACCGAGAGAAATCCATGACGAATATAGAGTCTATAAAGGTGGGAAAGGAACCTTTAATGATGTAATTAATAACTTTGAAAAGCTTTGCTCAATTTCAAGTGTAAATGATACTTTTCATGTCTCCGTAAATTCTGTTTATATGCCACCATATAGCATTGAAAAAGTCGAAAAAATTGATTCTTTTTTCAAAAATATACCGTATATACCTAAAAAATTTGACTATCAAATAGGTTATCCTAGCTTAGATACACTTCCTGAATATTTGATAGATGATATATATTATGAGGACCAAACCTTGAGACATTGGCAACAACGAAAAGCTGTTTTATGTAATACATTTGATGAAATACACCAAACATCATTTACTGATCCATATGTAAAGATCCATTCTAGACCTATTACTAAAAGGGCTTCGAATAAAGTTTCCCTAAATGGATGTTGTGTGGCTGGATTTAGAAGACTTTATGTTACTGTAGATGGGAACATATTACCTTGTGAAAGAGTCGGGTTTGCTCCTAGTTTGGGTAATATACATTCAGGAATAGATTTAGACTCACTATTCACTAATTATATCTTTAAGTTTTCGGATGCTTGGGCACCGTATTGTAATGATTGTTGGAGTGCAAAACTATGTAGCGCATGTTACGTTGATAGGGTTAGTGGAGATGGTATTAATCAGCCAGATATGGCTATCTGTGAGTATGAGAGACAAAGTAATCTTATTTATTTAGGTCAATATCATTATTTGTTGAGAGTTGCTCCAGAAAAATTGGAGAGCCTCAATGAAGATATTGTAATATAG
- a CDS encoding BlaI/MecI/CopY family transcriptional regulator, with protein sequence MEFSDGELLVMEELWKGDILDENGEIQALALSKILMERHNISKTSCYTFFGRLVEKGAIARRYPKYTIRVLVSREDALLNKQKEAFHKLFKGSLLNMCKTFLQNEKVTKEEIEEMKQLIDSFDVEDQEEDKDGNKSS encoded by the coding sequence TTGGAATTTTCAGATGGTGAACTACTAGTAATGGAAGAGTTGTGGAAAGGTGATATATTAGATGAAAATGGAGAAATTCAAGCCTTAGCCTTATCAAAAATATTAATGGAAAGGCACAATATAAGCAAAACATCTTGCTACACATTTTTTGGAAGATTAGTAGAAAAAGGGGCGATAGCTAGGAGGTATCCTAAATATACAATTAGGGTTCTTGTATCAAGGGAAGATGCTCTTTTGAATAAGCAAAAAGAAGCCTTTCATAAACTTTTTAAAGGATCGCTTTTAAATATGTGTAAAACGTTTTTGCAAAATGAAAAAGTTACAAAAGAAGAAATAGAAGAAATGAAACAATTAATAGATAGCTTTGACGTAGAGGACCAAGAGGAAGACAAGGATGGCAATAAGTCTAGTTAG
- a CDS encoding ATP-binding cassette domain-containing protein — translation MNNKLKLSTLKMAVKILAKSSMLYFILLLFLSIISGLPSVINLKVWEEIINEIADGLKFGIDKKTIIVLLCIHFAVYMMSIVSNKLIKYINDVYTTKIEMKISEDIVKFSSELTLSEIENPDTQNHLGKVGDNTTSKVSNMIDIFVDIIKNIVVFVGVVKIILSFNIWLIVLIMLSLIPIFTLNKKAVETMYQMYDETYESLRLAEYLKKTSYSYQGSRDLKIFSAFDFIIRKLGAIYNDILIKKKNVNRQNLFLTSFGDITESLATYGTKVLIIFDGIAKKHTIGYITMVFGAVDHLQNCLINFISSLLNLYDSLLYLDSYRYLQSIYEKHKISVDSSKNRYKLNSLYDIELRDVWFKYPQSEEYILKGISMYFQAGKTYEIIGLNGSGKTTLVKLILGLYSPSRGEVLINGKNISFYSLEDYCSLVSANFQDFTKLPLTIAENISMIDNSKIDKSRLERASRLGCSSNFIRKKQRKFDEIVTLGWEKSEDLSSGQWQRVNLSRTFYQDEESQIRIFDEPTSNLDLLAEYSVFNNIIEKTGDFLNIIITHRFFSVEGIDEIFVIEDGVITDHGNHEYLLRNNNMYKKLFNTHEGSTKL, via the coding sequence ATGAACAACAAATTAAAATTGAGTACTTTAAAAATGGCTGTTAAAATTTTAGCGAAAAGTTCTATGCTCTATTTTATTTTACTGCTTTTTTTAAGTATTATTTCGGGATTACCCTCTGTAATAAATTTAAAAGTATGGGAAGAAATTATAAATGAAATAGCTGACGGATTAAAGTTTGGAATAGATAAAAAAACTATTATAGTATTATTGTGCATTCATTTTGCTGTTTATATGATGAGTATAGTATCTAATAAATTAATTAAATATATAAATGATGTTTATACAACAAAGATTGAAATGAAGATTTCTGAAGATATAGTTAAATTTTCTAGTGAATTAACATTAAGTGAAATTGAGAATCCAGATACTCAAAATCATTTAGGAAAAGTTGGAGATAACACGACCTCAAAAGTATCAAACATGATTGATATATTTGTTGACATAATAAAAAATATAGTGGTATTTGTTGGGGTTGTAAAAATAATACTAAGTTTTAACATATGGTTAATAGTATTAATTATGCTATCTCTCATACCGATATTTACATTAAATAAAAAAGCTGTAGAGACAATGTATCAAATGTATGACGAGACTTATGAAAGTCTTAGATTAGCTGAATATCTTAAAAAGACATCATACTCCTATCAAGGGAGTAGAGATTTAAAAATTTTTTCAGCTTTTGATTTTATAATAAGAAAATTAGGTGCTATTTATAATGACATATTAATAAAGAAGAAGAACGTTAATAGACAAAATTTATTTTTGACTAGTTTTGGTGATATTACCGAATCACTAGCAACTTATGGCACAAAAGTATTAATTATATTTGATGGTATAGCAAAAAAACATACAATAGGATATATTACAATGGTTTTTGGGGCAGTAGACCATTTACAAAATTGTTTAATCAACTTTATTTCATCATTACTAAATCTATATGATAGTTTACTTTATTTGGACAGTTATCGATATTTACAAAGCATTTACGAGAAACATAAAATATCCGTAGACAGCTCTAAAAATAGGTATAAATTAAATAGCTTATATGATATAGAACTTAGAGATGTTTGGTTTAAGTATCCGCAAAGTGAAGAATATATATTAAAAGGGATTAGTATGTATTTTCAAGCTGGGAAAACATATGAGATTATAGGATTAAATGGATCAGGAAAAACAACATTAGTGAAGTTGATATTAGGGTTATATTCACCAAGTAGGGGGGAAGTTTTAATTAATGGGAAAAATATTTCTTTTTATAGTCTCGAGGACTATTGTTCGCTTGTGAGTGCAAATTTTCAAGATTTTACAAAACTACCACTGACAATTGCAGAAAATATTTCTATGATTGACAATAGCAAAATTGATAAATCTCGGTTAGAAAGAGCAAGTAGATTAGGATGCAGTTCTAATTTTATTAGAAAAAAGCAAAGAAAGTTTGATGAAATTGTGACTTTAGGGTGGGAGAAAAGCGAGGATTTATCGTCGGGACAGTGGCAAAGGGTGAATTTATCTAGAACTTTTTATCAAGATGAAGAATCTCAGATTAGAATTTTTGATGAGCCTACATCCAATTTGGATTTGTTAGCAGAATATAGCGTATTCAATAACATCATAGAAAAAACAGGAGATTTTCTAAATATAATAATAACCCATAGATTTTTTTCAGTTGAAGGTATTGATGAGATTTTTGTGATAGAAGATGGAGTGATAACAGATCACGGTAACCATGAGTATTTATTAAGAAATAACAATATGTATAAAAAACTATTCAATACTCATGAAGGATCGACAAAGTTATAG
- a CDS encoding virulence RhuM family protein: protein MSKEMDKNKDENQKKKELQIRSSAAEYLTFIAANGDDQEAIEIRYEDENIWLTQKMMATLYDVSVATINEHLKKIYADSELQEEATIRNFLIVQKEGSRNVSRETKHYNLQAIIAVGFKVNNERAVQFRKWANQIVKDFTIKGWAMDDERLKNSGTKLTKDYFEKLLVKIREIRLSERRFYQKITDIYATSLDYDPSAKATKRFFAAIQNKLHYAIHGKTAAELIVDRANHKTKNMGLTTWEGSPDSKIHKYDVVVAKNYLNEEELNQMQRIVSSYLDMAELQAERHIPMTMEDWEKRLNGFLQLWDKEILNDSGKVSAALAKKHAESEFEKYRIIQDRLYKSDFDKFLELEDDTKKLEE, encoded by the coding sequence ATGAGTAAAGAAATGGATAAAAATAAAGACGAAAATCAGAAAAAAAAAGAACTTCAAATTAGGTCCTCTGCTGCTGAATACTTGACTTTTATTGCAGCAAATGGTGATGATCAAGAAGCTATTGAAATTAGATATGAAGATGAAAATATTTGGCTAACACAAAAGATGATGGCAACACTTTATGATGTTAGTGTCGCCACAATAAATGAACATCTTAAAAAAATCTATGCCGATAGTGAATTACAAGAAGAAGCAACTATTAGGAATTTCCTAATAGTTCAAAAAGAAGGTTCTAGAAATGTTTCAAGGGAAACAAAACACTATAACCTACAAGCAATTATTGCAGTAGGTTTTAAAGTAAATAACGAACGTGCCGTCCAATTTAGAAAGTGGGCAAACCAAATTGTAAAAGATTTTACAATTAAAGGTTGGGCAATGGATGATGAAAGACTCAAAAATTCTGGCACAAAACTTACCAAGGATTATTTTGAAAAATTACTTGTAAAAATTCGTGAGATTCGATTATCTGAAAGAAGATTCTATCAAAAAATCACAGATATTTATGCCACATCTTTAGACTATGATCCATCTGCAAAAGCAACAAAAAGGTTTTTTGCAGCTATTCAAAATAAATTGCACTATGCAATTCATGGAAAAACTGCAGCTGAATTAATTGTAGATAGAGCCAATCACAAAACTAAAAATATGGGACTTACTACTTGGGAAGGATCACCAGATTCAAAAATTCATAAATATGATGTAGTCGTTGCAAAAAATTATCTAAACGAAGAAGAATTAAATCAAATGCAAAGAATTGTTTCATCATATTTGGACATGGCAGAACTGCAAGCAGAAAGACATATCCCTATGACTATGGAAGATTGGGAAAAAAGATTAAATGGATTTTTGCAATTATGGGATAAAGAAATTCTAAACGATTCAGGAAAAGTATCTGCAGCTCTTGCAAAAAAGCACGCAGAAAGTGAGTTTGAAAAATATAGAATTATACAAGATAGACTCTACAAAAGTGATTTTGATAAATTCTTGGAATTAGAAGATGATACTAAAAAATTAGAAGAATAA
- a CDS encoding ImmA/IrrE family metallo-endopeptidase → MMVFNDDQVIRTMKSLMQNIKTGQWELEYLTDRANTILIDKQLDNPRDKGFRRFTLANECGHGVIHPCVFYRDPNQLIFFNEEEKPASLACRTGDVNKKKNKRWGFMDTIEWQANTFASCLLMNKKAIIKYLYYLGYDKHIKDETYLFDFIMKVSEQFQVSKTAALVRLKVLGYAPNNFELTKELYKYNYWDIIYR, encoded by the coding sequence ATGATGGTCTTTAATGATGACCAAGTAATACGAACAATGAAAAGCCTAATGCAAAATATAAAAACTGGACAATGGGAACTAGAATATCTTACAGATAGAGCCAATACTATTCTAATAGATAAGCAATTGGATAATCCAAGAGATAAAGGATTTAGAAGATTTACCCTAGCTAATGAATGTGGCCATGGTGTAATTCATCCGTGTGTATTCTATAGAGATCCAAACCAACTAATTTTTTTTAATGAAGAAGAAAAGCCTGCGTCACTAGCTTGTAGAACTGGCGATGTTAATAAGAAGAAAAATAAACGTTGGGGATTCATGGATACAATAGAATGGCAGGCAAACACATTTGCTTCTTGTCTTTTGATGAATAAAAAAGCAATTATAAAGTATTTATACTATCTAGGTTATGATAAGCATATTAAGGATGAGACTTATCTATTTGATTTCATCATGAAAGTATCAGAGCAATTCCAAGTATCAAAAACAGCAGCATTAGTTCGATTAAAAGTATTAGGCTATGCACCTAATAACTTTGAATTAACAAAAGAACTATATAAATATAATTATTGGGATATTATTTACAGGTAG
- a CDS encoding plasmid mobilization protein has translation MANRFRNERIEIKLTKEEKEIFEKKMKLANCKTMSHFLRKCVLEKEIYVVDLEPFRNLQWLLSNATNNINQIAKATNTTGVIYKNEIESMNKQIEKLSREIWQIHSLLLNKSKESSGD, from the coding sequence ATGGCAAATAGATTTAGAAATGAAAGAATAGAAATTAAACTAACTAAAGAAGAAAAAGAAATTTTTGAAAAGAAAATGAAACTTGCTAATTGCAAAACTATGTCTCACTTTCTTAGAAAGTGCGTATTAGAAAAAGAAATTTATGTAGTAGATTTAGAACCATTTAGAAACCTACAATGGTTACTTTCAAATGCTACGAATAATATAAACCAGATTGCAAAAGCTACTAATACAACTGGTGTTATTTACAAAAATGAAATTGAATCTATGAATAAGCAGATAGAAAAATTATCAAGAGAAATATGGCAGATCCACTCTCTACTTCTAAATAAATCAAAAGAAAGTTCTGGTGATTAG
- a CDS encoding helix-turn-helix domain-containing protein, producing the protein MALNYKPLWIQLAKKGLKKTDVIAMAGLTTNVMAQMGKDKPITMKNIEKICRALSCTPNDIISFEDEFER; encoded by the coding sequence ATGGCACTTAACTATAAACCATTATGGATACAGTTAGCAAAAAAAGGATTAAAGAAAACAGATGTAATAGCTATGGCAGGACTAACAACAAATGTTATGGCACAAATGGGCAAGGATAAACCAATAACAATGAAAAACATAGAAAAGATATGTAGAGCTCTATCTTGCACTCCTAATGATATTATTAGTTTTGAAGATGAATTTGAGAGATAG